The Maniola hyperantus chromosome 19, iAphHyp1.2, whole genome shotgun sequence genome has a window encoding:
- the Sting gene encoding stimulator of interferon genes protein isoform X1, with the protein MVKNNNKIFIYGIEILFAIGISLGSQSLHLENMEWAVVVARYTAYILLIKGFHAGCSLSVSIVQTKEKPSLSTLWRRCKSYVLLLAAALACLLHFRQRVLREDFLFMFIAHLLTKYPELEQTYPTINYGMGMAYSFYEGYLAHIMPSDGTEKFVGFQENINIFEANQGVVFPVKRLFLVITKSLYCPPDLKHFNKTNPDLPYLEACQVSEQSLKEVEKDVAGVKNRTYRNSAYVIYRKHKRPVYLAAECATPLHTLYRVLQKKTVYEELVDVEPTALVRDFCSTLRSIVHKNPESRDKCELVFYDDLDKNQNLADILLDKIRELEPDFENMIMKRE; encoded by the exons atggtaaaaaataataataaaatatttatctatgGCATAGAAATTCTTTTTGCGATTGGAATATCTTTGG GGTCGCAGAGCTTGCATTTGGAGAATATGGAATGGGCCGTGGTTGTTG CTCGCTACACAGCTTACATCCTACTCATAAAAGGCTTCCACGCGGGATGCTCGCTAAGCGTCAGCATCGTCCAAACGAAGGAGAAGCCCAGCCTCAGCACGTTATGGCGGCGCTGCAAGTCGTACGTGCTGCTGCTGGCGGCCGCGCTCGCGTGTCTGCTGCACTTCAGGCAGAGAGTGCTGCGCGAGGACTTCCTGTTTATGTTCATTGCGCACCTGCTCACTAAATACCCAGAATTG GAGCAAACGTACCCCACCATCAACTACGGCATGGGGATGGCGTACAGCTTCTACGAGGGCTACTTAGCGCACATCATGCCCAGCGATGGGACTGAGAAATTCGTGGGCTTCCAG GAGAACATCAATATCTTCGAGGCTAACCAGGGCGTCGTGTTCCCGGTGAAGAGACTGTTCCTGGTCATCACCAAGTCGCTGTACTGTCCCCCGGACTTGAAGCACTTCAACAAGACCAACCCCGACCTGCCGTACTTAGAGGCGTGCCAGGTTAGTGAGCAG tCGCTAAAGGAGGTGGAAAAGGACGTGGCAGGTGTCAAAAACCGCACCTACCGCAACTCGGCATACGTCATCTACCGCAAACACAAGCGCCCTGTATACCTCGCGGCCGAGTGTGCGACGCCTCTTCACACGCTATACAGGGTGCTTCAGAAGAAGACTGTTTACGAAG AGCTGGTGGACGTGGAGCCGACGGCGTTGGTGCGCGACTTCTGCAGCACGCTGCGCTCCATCGTCCACAAGAACCCCGAGAGTCGCGACAAGTGCGAACTCGTGTTTTACGATG ATCTtgacaaaaatcaaaatttggcCGACATACTGTTAGACAAGATCCGAGAGTTGGAGCccgattttgaaaatatgaTCATGAAGAGGGAATGA
- the Sting gene encoding stimulator of interferon genes protein isoform X2, with amino-acid sequence MVKNNNKIFIYGIEILFAIGISLGSQSLHLENMEWAVVVARYTAYILLIKGFHAGCSLSVSIVQTKEKPSLSTLWRRCKSYVLLLAAALACLLHFRQRVLREDFLFMFIAHLLTKYPELEQTYPTINYGMGMAYSFYEGYLAHIMPSDGTEKFVGFQENINIFEANQGVVFPVKRLFLVITKSLYCPPDLKHFNKTNPDLPYLEACQSLKEVEKDVAGVKNRTYRNSAYVIYRKHKRPVYLAAECATPLHTLYRVLQKKTVYEELVDVEPTALVRDFCSTLRSIVHKNPESRDKCELVFYDDLDKNQNLADILLDKIRELEPDFENMIMKRE; translated from the exons atggtaaaaaataataataaaatatttatctatgGCATAGAAATTCTTTTTGCGATTGGAATATCTTTGG GGTCGCAGAGCTTGCATTTGGAGAATATGGAATGGGCCGTGGTTGTTG CTCGCTACACAGCTTACATCCTACTCATAAAAGGCTTCCACGCGGGATGCTCGCTAAGCGTCAGCATCGTCCAAACGAAGGAGAAGCCCAGCCTCAGCACGTTATGGCGGCGCTGCAAGTCGTACGTGCTGCTGCTGGCGGCCGCGCTCGCGTGTCTGCTGCACTTCAGGCAGAGAGTGCTGCGCGAGGACTTCCTGTTTATGTTCATTGCGCACCTGCTCACTAAATACCCAGAATTG GAGCAAACGTACCCCACCATCAACTACGGCATGGGGATGGCGTACAGCTTCTACGAGGGCTACTTAGCGCACATCATGCCCAGCGATGGGACTGAGAAATTCGTGGGCTTCCAG GAGAACATCAATATCTTCGAGGCTAACCAGGGCGTCGTGTTCCCGGTGAAGAGACTGTTCCTGGTCATCACCAAGTCGCTGTACTGTCCCCCGGACTTGAAGCACTTCAACAAGACCAACCCCGACCTGCCGTACTTAGAGGCGTGCCAG tCGCTAAAGGAGGTGGAAAAGGACGTGGCAGGTGTCAAAAACCGCACCTACCGCAACTCGGCATACGTCATCTACCGCAAACACAAGCGCCCTGTATACCTCGCGGCCGAGTGTGCGACGCCTCTTCACACGCTATACAGGGTGCTTCAGAAGAAGACTGTTTACGAAG AGCTGGTGGACGTGGAGCCGACGGCGTTGGTGCGCGACTTCTGCAGCACGCTGCGCTCCATCGTCCACAAGAACCCCGAGAGTCGCGACAAGTGCGAACTCGTGTTTTACGATG ATCTtgacaaaaatcaaaatttggcCGACATACTGTTAGACAAGATCCGAGAGTTGGAGCccgattttgaaaatatgaTCATGAAGAGGGAATGA
- the Sting gene encoding stimulator of interferon genes protein isoform X3: MVKNNNKIFIYGIEILFAIGISLARYTAYILLIKGFHAGCSLSVSIVQTKEKPSLSTLWRRCKSYVLLLAAALACLLHFRQRVLREDFLFMFIAHLLTKYPELEQTYPTINYGMGMAYSFYEGYLAHIMPSDGTEKFVGFQENINIFEANQGVVFPVKRLFLVITKSLYCPPDLKHFNKTNPDLPYLEACQVSEQSLKEVEKDVAGVKNRTYRNSAYVIYRKHKRPVYLAAECATPLHTLYRVLQKKTVYEELVDVEPTALVRDFCSTLRSIVHKNPESRDKCELVFYDDLDKNQNLADILLDKIRELEPDFENMIMKRE, translated from the exons atggtaaaaaataataataaaatatttatctatgGCATAGAAATTCTTTTTGCGATTGGAATATCTTTGG CTCGCTACACAGCTTACATCCTACTCATAAAAGGCTTCCACGCGGGATGCTCGCTAAGCGTCAGCATCGTCCAAACGAAGGAGAAGCCCAGCCTCAGCACGTTATGGCGGCGCTGCAAGTCGTACGTGCTGCTGCTGGCGGCCGCGCTCGCGTGTCTGCTGCACTTCAGGCAGAGAGTGCTGCGCGAGGACTTCCTGTTTATGTTCATTGCGCACCTGCTCACTAAATACCCAGAATTG GAGCAAACGTACCCCACCATCAACTACGGCATGGGGATGGCGTACAGCTTCTACGAGGGCTACTTAGCGCACATCATGCCCAGCGATGGGACTGAGAAATTCGTGGGCTTCCAG GAGAACATCAATATCTTCGAGGCTAACCAGGGCGTCGTGTTCCCGGTGAAGAGACTGTTCCTGGTCATCACCAAGTCGCTGTACTGTCCCCCGGACTTGAAGCACTTCAACAAGACCAACCCCGACCTGCCGTACTTAGAGGCGTGCCAGGTTAGTGAGCAG tCGCTAAAGGAGGTGGAAAAGGACGTGGCAGGTGTCAAAAACCGCACCTACCGCAACTCGGCATACGTCATCTACCGCAAACACAAGCGCCCTGTATACCTCGCGGCCGAGTGTGCGACGCCTCTTCACACGCTATACAGGGTGCTTCAGAAGAAGACTGTTTACGAAG AGCTGGTGGACGTGGAGCCGACGGCGTTGGTGCGCGACTTCTGCAGCACGCTGCGCTCCATCGTCCACAAGAACCCCGAGAGTCGCGACAAGTGCGAACTCGTGTTTTACGATG ATCTtgacaaaaatcaaaatttggcCGACATACTGTTAGACAAGATCCGAGAGTTGGAGCccgattttgaaaatatgaTCATGAAGAGGGAATGA
- the LOC117991529 gene encoding nucleolar pre-ribosomal-associated protein 1: MGKRKYDGESKDSSKRNRSESITKHSENYEAVAEQPQNDETAKIKAPKPTLFDIKHFRKELAGKQGQTMALTQFLQVCLNPDSDVDYMLEYLKVGGNSHEILRQISPDNKKNLSLATPAFHLFHLIILKVQSSLPHMIVITEEACRYFLNTFIPTVEIMISENSGPRHRKIILSLLMSMVTLSPDLGVEVLNQVPLTPKSLQHIVEKPNYKEKDNVRTSFVHFMTSFLVDGHLPLIKALLEKQGLLSLVIPGLVHDEAFAVLMFLNTLKKNVIDNTLISKTLKLKTFSHQVLHNMFKLFTWKGPPESNNEQTPEAREEIMTLLSDIILTLFTSHKLGLYFLDHSLGTTDANKNQNLYKALQTLKRPWENKHQGEIVLEIVYRCPDLHRAIINVIEQSFQPQHSPMWEKTIEFVISLLEKLKPENMVTKLTNLNPAQTANFIRFITMPVPLLKLINTGIGIDQTISLYCMKVLVKMLQSLKRYMQLLEQEDSPAKILELKNKLENFLPKHMPAQDTIVSLMTDIIKKQEEMEVTNDYRLPKITNADSLLSLLEVLLLNYYINPASCEALEESAEMKLIVDSCMSTGSTILKYKAICLCQILCSLSSDNPMFKYLFFMILEVYTSDEDDTWIEAKDTMQLFFKSTDLYESDEDEVYLMLYALRNTKIDPISIIAEVVDHVSESKMDFGLQDSEEGTQSNLDALFDDLMRNKNNVGSVFLATKIPSQFIMRCIHFIDSDKGAKKTLKGFLNLYVANLLHHNYSPDLTEVMIGDCKLDVRSYLADWTTKPTAIPDAIGIDETLKNISKSIIENEDIPLTTIFPLIESSEKTDLKLLDVPYEIDMTKPINSTDLFIWAKYLMFCVVRLTQLGLYTVDQQKKILTYFEIIIALAKENHMVNICRDIILNLFRNSHFLGVYQPVDFGKSPSNILATEFMLQIIEQNKDIVNYLNKKYSVLRSYQQKTSKEITKAFIKVNKKKHVSSDLILKVLNTIGLSNEEDLIVFEALLGIDIEVLCSKDREPSLVFDLLRVLLEKYAKSVTREIPNDTLKKCLTLYFTLLTYQDITPNLTNIEESLIKYFENKPHQAIQISEADFKKFFYANTVRKTTSQLALVLLKYNIKFCNIFKEEINRPEVLSQREVTLPLGNALINHNQFLVDDKDILKTIYEEYKSNIKKFLEKPHKAGQVYINSSRFLTKLVIECMDVQDCEKIFSKNNKFETAELSHIELLQVVFLKFCLSEEYQKKEYLINYFLSMLNMAVIAMKSENESKTHILDALSKNMIIVLQISKAINVFQVNEKQDFKKVTESGIWQNFCKCVLKDSLKVRTLHNENVTEPKLLCLLSCLVKMFYPYDHEDIVNLFDMVTSHSEFLNVMLSHHSQDIKLRLLEFLFTLISTNKSVMKTQHIPVYLSGYHATRSRCDRLILSILQFYEANDLPVNEYKPYIWGDSAANHYAVRKSRTSTLWGHPTPNQVMSLFDKETIEKTIKYFPVNQKLDYNFQVSNACFNETSVKNFLDRIVHDRKAKNSKDVEEAINNLVSRDEVGHVLALMREKDVVAEAHVEEDNDIYDPAFIFPLLSHLLAPGSVASSFKLLRCGLLSVPVMGLSSQCGMMRAAAYHVLHRFHLLLETETRHKNDKLLLTDFITTLRQSLSSAMNSPAEGELNELKNPKLPAIGALYLARALMVSTSPTEPLYKPVNNFLIAKQFVDLTVVPDFLSLFHDSDVESLERRLWILDIIKDGTKTMTDVNVVFKTMCIKMIMDFYNTTIADKKTKLKILGALNSMVAIPRAFEILVEGYGIMPWLHFVVRNIEKGNTAILKGTFVFIENMIYSMALHLFARHCGKFYSESNLKIDGLTDFKVKSDIEYEILSTVYELLPHIELLNVEDVVSYVKLYNLITKRWIKFLSKKQILNVVAKCSERLKSWESVKFIHQAVLLNNSVMLNSQVLSKDIVTGEDRLISELKNLVRTYTS; this comes from the exons atgggTAAAAGAAAGTACGATGGCGAGTCGAAAGACAGTTCTAAAAGAAACAGAAGTGAAAGCATTACAAAACATTCTGAAAATTACGAAGCGGTTGCAGAACAACCCCAAAATGATGAAACTGCTAAAATTAAAGCACCAAAACCCACCTTATTTGatataaaacattttcgaaAGGAGCTAGCGGGGAAACAGGGACAAACGATGG CATTAACTCAGTTTCTGCAAGTGTGCCTGAACCCAGATAGCGACGTGGACTATATGTTAGAGTATTTGAAGGTCGGAGGCAACTCTCACGAGATCTTGCGACAGATCTCTCCCGACAATAAGAAGAATCTTTCGTTAGCCACACCAGCTTTCCACTTGTTCCACTTGATTATACTTAAGGTGCAATCCTCACTTCCCCACATGATAGTCATAACGGAAGAAGCTTGTCGTTATTTCCTTAACACTTTCATACCGACGGTTGAAATAATGATAAGTGAAAATTCTGGACCAAGGCATAGAAAAATTATCCTAAGCCTCCTCATGTCGATGGTGACGTTAAGTCCAGATTTAGGAGTAGAAGTCCTCAACCAAGTGCCGTTAACGCCTAAAAGCTTACAACATATCGTTGAGAAGCCAAATTATAAAGAGAAAGACAACGTTCGGACTTCATTTGTCCATTTCATGACATCTTTTCTTGTTGATGGACACTTACCTCTGATAAAAGCTTTACTTGAAAAGCAAGGTTTACTATCATTAGTCATCCCTGGTTTAGTTCATGATGAGGCCTTTGCGGTATTGATGTTTCTAAACACATTAAAAAAGAATGTTATTGATAACACTCTGATATCAAAAACATTGAAGTTAAAGACCTTCAGCCACCAAGTGCTGCATAAtatgtttaaattatttacatggaAGGGACCACCCGAGTCAAATAATGAGCAGACACCTGAAGCTCGTGAAGAAATAATGACATTACTGTCAGATATCATCCTTACTTTGTTTACCTCTCACAAGCTTGGACTGTATTTTCTGGATCATTCCTTAGGCACTACTGATGCTAATAAAAACCAGAATCTATACAAAGCCTTGCAGACATTAAAAAGACCCTGGGAGAATAAACATCAAGGGGAAATTGTCCTTGAAATTGTTTATAGATGCCCGGATCTCCACAGAGCGATAATAAATGTTATCGAGCAAAGTTTTCAACCACAACATTCACCTATGTGGGAAAAGACGATAGAATTTGTCATAAGCttattagaaaaattaaaacctGAAAATATGGTGACCAAATTGACAAACCTCAATCCTGCTCAAACTGCAAACTTCATAAGATTTATAACCATGCCTGTGCCGCTGTTAAAACTTATCAATACAGGAATAGGAATAGATCAAACGATTTCACTGTATTGCATGAAAGTTCTAGTGAAAATGTTGCAAAGTCTAAAGCGGTATATGCAACTGCTAGAACAGGAAGATTCACCTGCTAAAATTTTggaactaaaaaataaattggaaaATTTTCTACCTAAACATATGCCTGCTCAGGATACTATAGTCTCATTGATGACAgacattattaaaaaacaagaaGAAATGGAAGTAACAAATGATTATAGACTACCAAAAATAACAAATGCTGATtctttactttcacttttagaAGTTTTGctcttaaattattatataaatccaGCATCCTGTGAAGCTCTGGAAGAGTCTGCTGAAATGAAATTGATTGTTGATTCCTGTATGTCCACTGGTAGTACAATTTTGAAATACAAGGCGATCTGTCTGTGTCAAATACTATGCAGTCTATCGTCTGATAATCCAAtgtttaagtacttattttttatgattCTCGAAGTCTATACCAGTGATGAAGATGACACATGGATAGAAGCTAAAGATACGATGCAGCTGTTCTTCAAAAGCACTGATCTGTATGAAAGTGATGAAGATGAAGTATATTTAATGTTGTATGCCTTGAGGAACACCAAAATAGACCCTATATCTATAATAGCAGAAGTGGTGGATCATGTTTCAGAAAGCAAAATGGATTTTGGATTACAGGATTCAGAAGAAGGCACTCAGTCGAATCTAGATGCGTTGTTTGATGATTTAATGCgcaacaaaaataatgtaggtagtgTATTTTTAGCTACAAAAATACCTTCGCAATTTATCATGAGATGCATACATTTTATCGATTCTGACAAGGGTGCAAAGAAGACTTTAAAAGGGTTTTTAAATCTGTATGTAGCCAACTTGCTACACCACAATTACTCACCCGATCTCACTGAAGTCATGATCGGTGACTGTAAACTAGATGTGAGAAGCTACCTCGCCGATTGGACAACAAAACCCACTGCTATACCCGACGCTATCGGCATTGATGAGACtctaaaaaatatttccaaatCTATTATCGAAAATGAGGACATACCTTTAACAACAATTTTCCCTTTAATAGAATCATCAGAAAAAACTGATTTGAAACTATTGGATGTTCCTTATGAAATAGATATGACTAAACCTATAAATAgcacagatttatttatttgggcaAAATATCTAATGTTTTGTGTAGTGAGATTAACACAACTAGGGCTGTATACAGTTGATCAACAGAAGAAAATCCTCACTTActttgaaatcattattgcTTTAGCAAAAGAGAATCACATGGTAAATATCTGCAGAGACATAATTCTGAATTTGTTTAGAAATTCGCACTTTCTGGGAGTATATCAACCTGTCGATTTCGGTAAAAGTCCATCAAACATACTGGCAACAGAGTTTATGTTGCAAATCATAGAACAGAATAAAGACATCGTTAATTATCTTAACAAGAAGTATTCAGTTCTGAGGTCGTATCAACAGAAGACTTCTAAAGAAATTACTAAAGCATTtattaaagttaataaaaagAAGCATGTAAGCAGTGATCTTATACTTAAAGTTCTGAATACGATAGGGCTATCCAATGAAGAAGATCTTATAGTATTTGAGGCTTTATTGGGTATTGATATTGAAGTTTTATGTTCTAAAGACAGAGAACCCTctctagtttttgatttgttaaGAGTACTATTAGAAAAGTATGCTAAATCTGTTACACGGGAAATACCTAATGATACACTGAAAAAATGCTTGACTTTGTATTTTACTTTACTCACCTACCAAGACATAACTCCAAATTTGACGAACATAGAAGAGTCATTGATaaagtattttgaaaataaacctCATCAAGCAATACAAATAAGCGAAGCAGATTTTAAGAAGTTCTTTTATGCTAACACTGTGAGAAAGACAACATCCCAACTTGCACTGGTCTTGCTGAAGTATAACATCAAATTTTGTAATATATTCAAAGAAGAAATCAATAGACCTGAAGTTCTCAGTCAAAGGGAAGTAACATTGCCGTTAGGTAACGCTTTAATCAACCACAACCAATTCCTTGTAGATGACAAAGATATTCTAAAAACAATATACGAAGAATACAAATCCAATATTAAAAAGTTCTTAGAGAAGCCTCACAAAGCTGGTCAAGTATACATCAATTCTTCTAGATTCCTTACAAAGCTAGTCATAGAATGTATGGACGTTCAAGACTGCGAAAAGATATTttctaaaaacaataaatttgaaACAGCCGAATTAAGTCACATAGAACTTTTGCAAGTTGTATTTTTGAAGTTTTGCCTCTCTGAAGAGTATCAgaaaaaagaatatttgataaactactttttatccatgCTGAATATGGCCGTGATAGCTATGAAATCTGAAAATGAAAGTAAAACACACATTTTGGACGCGTTATCCAAAAATATGATCATTGTACTCCAAATATCTAAAGCGATAAATGTTTTTCAAGTGAATGAAAAGCAGGATTTCAAAAAAGTAACAGAGAGTGGTATTTGGCAGAACTTTTGTAAATGTGTCCTGAAAGATTCTTTAAAAGTACGAACTCTTCATAATGAGAATGTAACTGAACCAAAACTTCTATGTCTACTATCGTGTTTAGTAAAGATGTTTTACCCATACGATCACGAAGATATCGTCAATCTTTTCGACATGGTAACATCTCATTCGGAGTTTTTAAACGTAATGCTCAGCCATCACAGTCAGGATATCAAATTGCGTCTTTTAGAATTTCTTTTTACCCTCATTTCGACAAACAAATCTGTGATGAAAACACAGCATATACCAGTATACCTGAGCGGTTATCATGCCACGAGAAGTCGTTGCGATCGATTAATTTTATCGATACTCCAGTTTTACGAAGCCAATGATTTGCCAGTAAACGAATACAAACCTTACATATGGGGCGATTCGGCAGCCAACCATTACGCAGTTCGTAAATCCCGAACATCGACACTATGGGGCCATCCGACACCAAACCAAGTCATGAGTCTATTCGACAAGGAAACAATTGAGAAAACTATAAAATACTTTCCTGTTAATCAAAAATTAGATTACAATTTTCAAGTATCTAACGCTTGTTTTAATGAAACATCAGTGAAGAATTTTTTGGATAGAATAGTGCATGATCGTAAAGCAAAAAATTCCAAGGATGTGGAAGAAGcgataaacaatttagtttcaAGGGATGAAGTTGGTCACGTTTTGGCTTTGATGCGAGAAAAAGATGTAGTAGCGGAGGCTCACGTTGAAGAAGATAACGATATTTATGATCCAGCGTTTATTTTTCCGCTCTTGAGCCATCTTTTGGCTCCAGGGTCAGTGGCTTCTTCGTTCAAGCTGCTGCGATGTGGTCTGCTGTCTGTCCCGGTGATGGGTCTCAGTTCGCAGTGTGGGATGATGCGCGCAGCCGCCTATCATGTACTGCATAGATTTCACTTGCTGCTGGAGACTGAAAC gAGACACAAGAACGACAAACTCTTGCTCACGGACTTCATAACAACGCTGCGCCAAAGTCTATCCTCCGCCATGAACAGCCCAGCAGAAGGCGAACTAAACGAATTAAAAAATCCAAAACTACCCGCAATCGGAGCTTTATACTTAGCTAGAGCCCTTATGGTCTCAACATCCCCCACCGAACCTCTTTATAAACCCGTCAATAACTTTTTAATAGCAAAACAGTTCGTGGATTTAACAGTAGTCCCAGATTTCCTAAGTCTCTTCCACGATAGTGACGTCGAATCGTTAGAAAGGAGACTCTGGATCCTGGATATAATAAAAGACGGTACCAAAACTATGACAGACGTAAACGTAGTCTTTAAAACTATGTGCATAAAGATGATAATGGATTTCTATAACACGACTATCGCtgacaaaaaaactaaattaaaaattctagGAGCGTTAAATTCAATGGTCGCCATACCGAGAGCTTTTGAAATCCTAGTCGAAGGATACGGGATAATGCCGTGGTTACATTTCGTTGTACGTAATATAGAGAAAGGTAACACGGCTATTTTAAAGGGTACATTCGTTTTCATAGAAAACATGATATATAGTATGGCTCTACATTTGTTCGCGCGACATTGCGGGAAATTTTATTctgaaagtaatttaaaaattgatGGTTTGACTGACTTTAAAGTAAAGAGCGATATCGAATATGAGATATTGAGTACAGTTTACGAATTGTTACCCCATATTGAATTATTAAATGTTGAAGACGTAGTTTCATACgtgaaattatataatttaataacgaAAAGATGGATTAAGTTTTTAAGTAAGAAACAAATTTTGAATGTAGTGGCCAAATGTAGTGAACGATTAAAAAGTTGGGAAAGTGTTAAATTTATTCATCAAGCGGTACTGTTAAATAATTCTGTAATGTTAAACAGTCAAGTACTTTCTAAAGACATTGTCACAGGTGAAGATAGGTTAATAAGTGAACTTAAAAATTTGGTACGGACATATACTAGTTAA